The following coding sequences are from one Saccopteryx bilineata isolate mSacBil1 chromosome 3, mSacBil1_pri_phased_curated, whole genome shotgun sequence window:
- the NHLH2 gene encoding helix-loop-helix protein 2, protein MMLSPDQAADSDHPSSAHSDPESLGSADAKVLGNVSDLEPVEEAEGDGKGGSRAALYPHPQQLSREEKRRRRRATAKYRSAHATRERIRVEAFNLAFAELRKLLPTLPPDKKLSKIEILRLAICYISYLNHVLDV, encoded by the coding sequence ATGATGCTGAGTCCGGACCAAGCCGCCGACTCGGACCATCCCAGCTCGGCGCACTCGGATCCAGAGTCGCTGGGCAGCGCAGACGCCAAAGTGCTGGGCAACGTGTCGGACCTGGAGCCGGTGGAGGAGGCCGAGGGCGACGGCAAGGGGGGCAGCCGGGCCGCGCTCTACCCACACCCGCAGCAGCTGAGTCGCGAGGAGAAGCGCCGCCGCCGGCGCGCCACCGCCAAGTACCGGTCGGCCCACGCCACCCGCGAGCGCATCCGCGTGGAGGCCTTCAACTTGGCCTTCGCAGAGCTCCGCAAACTTCTGCCCACGCTGCCCCCGGACAAGAAGCTGTCCAAGATCGAGATCCTGCGCCTGGCCATCTGCTACATCTCTTATCTCAACCACGTCCTGGACGTGTAG